The Rhipicephalus microplus isolate Deutch F79 unplaced genomic scaffold, USDA_Rmic scaffold_14, whole genome shotgun sequence genome contains a region encoding:
- the LOC142784523 gene encoding uncharacterized protein LOC142784523 — protein MQVLVLLDETEFSSLAGAQKASFVCRLCEALKAAVQRIEPSIEGLQGELRAEREQTNMARVRDGIFKTVKEDGRVIVEAQSRKGMVDALAKAQEVVEDSIKGENLVFIHAGLNDVLKGKDQNLQRQLKDGMRKLRQASGSVHVTICTVPEVWGKSRGT, from the coding sequence atgcaagtgcTGGTGCTACTAGATGAGACAGAATTCTCGAGTTTGGCCggcgcgcagaaggcgagcttcgtgtgcaggctgtgcgaggcactgaaagcGGCTGTGCAGCGCATAGAGCctagcatcgaggggcttcagggggagcttagggcggaacgggagcagactaacatggccagggttagggatggcatcttcaagacagtgaaggaagatgggagagtgatAGTGGAGGCCCAGTCAAGGAagggcatggtggatgcactggccaaagctcaggaggttgtagaggacagcatcaagggcgaaaatctcgtctttatacatgctgggctcaatgatgtgttgaagggcaaggatcagaaccttcaaagacagttaaaggatgggatgcgtaagctccgacaAGCCTccgggagtgtgcatgtgaccatatgcacagtcccagaggtctgggggaaGTCTCGTGGGACttaa